The sequence below is a genomic window from Thalassobaculum sp. OXR-137.
TCGCGGTCGGCGACGGCGCCAACGATCTGGCGATGCTCGAAGTCGCAGGGATGGGGGTCGCCTTTCGGGCGAAGCCGGCGGTGCGCGATGCGGCCGGCTTCAGGATCGAGCATTCGGACCTGCGCGGCCTGCTCTATCTCCAGGGCTACACGGAAACCGATATCGTCAGTCCCGGCTGACCGGCCTCAGTTCGGATAACTGACCACCGGCAGGCCGCGGTTCAGCCAGCCGGGCTCGGCGCCCGTCTCGTCGTACCGGCCGAACATGCCTTCCTTGATATTGTAGACCTGGGTGAACCCGGCGGCGACGAGCCAGGCCTGGGCCTTGGTGGAGCGCACGCCGGTTTCCGCGATCGTGGCGACGGGGCGGTCCAGGTCGCCGCGCACGGCCACCAGGGCGGCGGCGATGAACCCGTCTCGGCCGTCGGGATTGTGAATGCTGGCCCCGACGGCGCCTTGGGCGAG
It includes:
- a CDS encoding rhodanese-like domain-containing protein encodes the protein MPQRLPLDFVVLLSLAAVLGLGGIYGFARAMPPDGRIDASEAHAMAARGEISILDVRAEREWRQTGLAQGAVGASIHNPDGRDGFIAAALVAVRGDLDRPVATIAETGVRSTKAQAWLVAAGFTQVYNIKEGMFGRYDETGAEPGWLNRGLPVVSYPN